A genomic segment from Triplophysa dalaica isolate WHDGS20190420 chromosome 22, ASM1584641v1, whole genome shotgun sequence encodes:
- the morn5 gene encoding MORN repeat-containing protein 5, translating to MEFMGSSYNGDYKNGRMEGMGEYTIPTQTRYVGEMKDGMFHGKGVLHFPNGSKYEGVWEKGISKQGKYTFSDGLEYEESNWDYCVGKDRRFFSERCKGLKPAGESQCTDRDPPRVIPDGCYDSGDGFYDPNTRVVKDYDSNFLRNTDDREHEWIVRTCRKGWDECIGHYPRNSTLEDKTRETG from the exons ATGGAGTTTATGGGTAGCAGTTATAATGGAGATTACAAAAATGGAAG GATGGAGGGGATGGGGGAGTATACAATTCCCACACAGACTAGATATGTTGGAGAGATGAAAGACGGCATGTTTCATGGAAAAGGAGTGCTACATTTTCCCAATGGAAGCAAATATGAAGGAGTTTGGGAGAAAGGAATATCCAAACAG GGAAAGTACACATTTTCAGATGGTCTGGAGTACGAAGAGAGCAACTGGGATTACTGTGTTGGCAAAGATAGACGGTTCTTCTCTGAGAGGTGTAAGGGCCTGAAACCAGCAG gcGAATCCCAGTGTACTGATCGGGACCCCCCGCGGGTCATCCCTGATGGTTGCTATGACAGCGGTGATGGCTTTTATGATCCTAACACCAGAGTTGTCAAGGACTACGACAGTAATTTTCTCAGGAACACAG ATGACCGAGAGCACGAGTGGATTGTGAGGACCTGCAGGAAGGGCTGGGATGAGTGCATTGGCCATTATCCAAGAAACAGCACACTGGAAGACAA AACACGGGAGACAGGATAA
- the ndufa8 gene encoding NADH dehydrogenase [ubiquinone] 1 alpha subcomplex subunit 8 yields the protein MSGVVEIPPFQDLNVEEVNVSSAVLKAAAHHYGSQCDKPNKEFMLCRWEEKDPRKCLNEGRKVNECAVNFFRQIKGNCAESFTEYWTCLDYSNLAELRHCRKQQNAFDSCVLDKLGWERPALGDLSKVTKVATSRPLPENPYHSRPRPEPNPPIEAKLQPSKHGSRMFFWNW from the exons ATGTCTGGTGTGGTTGAGATTCCGCCGTTTCAGGACCTTAACGTCGAAGAA GTTAATGTGTCATCAGCTGTATTGAAGGCGGCTGCCCATCACTATGGGTCTCAGTGTGACAAGCCTAATAAGGAGTTCATGCTATGTCGCTGGGAAGAGAAGGACCCCAGAAAGTGTCTGAATGAAGGGAGGAAAGTCAATGAATGTGCAGTAAACTTCTTCAG GCAGATAAAGGGGAACTGTGCGGAGTCTTTCACAGAGTACTGGACCTGTCTGGATTACTCAAACCTGGCTGAGCTGCGTCACTGTCGTAAACAGCAGAATGCGTTTGATAGCTGTGTACTGGATAAACTGGGCTGGGAGAGGCCTGCATTAGGAGATCTGTCCAAA GTGACCAAGGTGGCAACATCTCGGCCTCTGCCTGAAAACCCCTACCATTCAAGACCAAGACCTGAGCCCAACCCTCCTATTGAGGCCAAGCTTCAGCCATCCAAACACGGCAGCCGTATGTTTTTCTGGAACTGGTGA